The following are encoded together in the Bradymonas sediminis genome:
- a CDS encoding polysaccharide biosynthesis/export family protein codes for MGCAGDRVDPAYEALVAQQTTGNTPVAGSLGPGDKFSLRVHDEKELSGDFTVSSDGTVNYPFVGRIYVSGMTCGEIERTVTEGLANGYLLNPSVSCSVVEYNSKKVFVFGEVKKPGSYPYSSNLTLVDAFALAGGVTARANANSTKLTRRVQDADVQVRVPMQEVVEGRRANVRLLPGDIIFVPESAF; via the coding sequence ATGGGTTGCGCGGGGGACCGCGTTGACCCGGCTTACGAGGCCCTCGTAGCGCAACAGACGACCGGCAACACTCCTGTTGCCGGTTCGCTTGGTCCTGGTGATAAATTCTCCCTGCGCGTCCATGATGAAAAAGAGTTGTCGGGTGATTTTACGGTCTCCTCCGATGGGACCGTTAATTATCCATTCGTCGGGCGTATTTACGTCAGCGGGATGACCTGCGGAGAGATTGAGCGCACCGTCACCGAGGGATTGGCAAACGGATATTTGCTCAATCCGAGCGTCTCCTGCTCGGTCGTCGAGTATAACTCGAAGAAGGTCTTCGTCTTCGGTGAGGTTAAGAAGCCGGGGAGCTATCCCTATAGCTCGAATCTGACGCTGGTGGACGCCTTCGCCCTCGCCGGCGGAGTCACAGCGCGCGCCAACGCCAACAGCACGAAGCTTACGCGTCGGGTGCAGGATGCCGACGTGCAGGTTCGTGTCCCCATGCAGGAGGTGGTCGAGGGGCGTCGCGCGAACGTGAGGTTGCTCCCCGGTGACATCATCTTCGTGCCCGAGTCGGCTTTCTAA
- a CDS encoding bifunctional riboflavin kinase/FAD synthetase, with the protein MTQIQIFKNLVDASAHLKAPVVTIGNFDGAHRGHQAVFERVRALADARETEAVALTFTPHPVRFFRPEMPPFRLTTDTQKAQLMGRYGLDAVVLLPFDQALAGLTPKEFVQTVLRDGLHACRVVVGEGFAFGKGRAGRTDDLIKLCALENIEVEIATDIELGDAEISSTRVRKALAAADIADVTRMLGRPYQIEGTVVTGDQRGRDLGFPTANIDSPNPLLPANGIYITELTVERLGKLRSLTSIGTRPTFNGEDVRVETFVLAGQADPTDLDLYGELVQLDFIKHLRSEAKFDSAEALVEQMNDDVIQALAYYRDKVTD; encoded by the coding sequence ATGACTCAAATTCAGATATTTAAGAACCTTGTCGACGCCTCGGCCCATCTGAAGGCGCCGGTGGTCACCATCGGTAATTTCGACGGGGCCCACCGTGGACACCAGGCAGTATTTGAGCGGGTGCGCGCGCTCGCCGACGCGCGTGAGACCGAGGCGGTTGCGCTCACATTCACGCCACACCCGGTGCGCTTTTTTCGCCCGGAGATGCCGCCCTTCCGCCTGACGACAGACACCCAGAAGGCCCAGCTAATGGGACGCTACGGCCTCGACGCGGTGGTGCTGCTTCCCTTTGATCAAGCACTCGCCGGCCTGACCCCCAAAGAATTCGTTCAGACGGTGCTCCGAGACGGCCTCCACGCATGCCGTGTCGTGGTAGGCGAGGGTTTCGCGTTCGGAAAAGGTCGGGCGGGGCGAACCGACGACCTGATAAAATTATGCGCGCTCGAGAATATCGAGGTCGAGATTGCCACCGATATTGAACTCGGCGACGCCGAGATAAGTTCGACGCGCGTCCGCAAGGCCCTCGCCGCGGCCGATATCGCCGACGTGACCCGCATGCTCGGGCGTCCCTATCAGATCGAGGGGACCGTGGTTACCGGCGACCAGCGCGGCAGAGACCTTGGCTTCCCGACGGCAAATATTGACTCTCCAAACCCCCTGCTGCCGGCCAACGGCATCTATATTACAGAGCTCACCGTTGAGCGACTCGGGAAGCTGCGCTCGCTGACGAGCATCGGCACCCGACCTACTTTCAACGGCGAAGACGTACGCGTGGAGACTTTCGTGCTCGCCGGCCAGGCCGACCCGACCGACCTTGATCTCTACGGGGAGTTGGTCCAACTCGACTTTATCAAGCACCTGCGTAGCGAGGCGAAATTCGACTCCGCGGAGGCATTGGTAGAGCAGATGAACGATGATGTCATCCAGGCGCTCGCCTATTATCGGGATAAGGTGACGGACTGA
- a CDS encoding outer membrane beta-barrel protein has translation MTQVAFGSVAFAEAGDSLHSDQGWTLSPSLRLSGTYNSNVFRAAEDETASTVAGAPVMGIQPAVAIASPRERNFLLDLDGGLRWDQYFDVGDDASFDVGGQSGLSAYGNLSAIINPKGTVSLKLDEAIVRSNEPSPYTGENSYNWITNELGGVIGIRPGGDVLSFDLGYHWKLYDFDTPALETLDRDIHNFDLDINWKFLPKTSLLAMADFRLVRWAETARVPARDDVGYPTLNNNNNNPLRVQGGLSGLLTERLSVQALAGYGASFHDAGETFSGVIGSFALAYAFGRLDLNNKVGAGYRRDFGEASIGNYYTSHQVYAEYVQNVLDKRLSFNLNGRFEARDYSAPTTTFGSDLYDLLLVGTAGAGFYATNWLKFGLDYTLTTNLTDNEYSIAAVDPSDPSISVLRGYTQHLGTFSMTAKY, from the coding sequence TTGACGCAGGTAGCTTTCGGCTCGGTGGCGTTTGCCGAAGCTGGAGACTCCTTACACTCAGACCAGGGGTGGACACTAAGCCCCTCGTTGCGGTTGTCCGGGACTTATAACTCCAACGTCTTTCGCGCCGCCGAGGACGAAACGGCGTCCACCGTCGCCGGTGCGCCGGTCATGGGGATTCAGCCGGCCGTCGCGATCGCCAGTCCGCGTGAGCGTAACTTCCTGCTTGATTTGGACGGCGGGCTGCGCTGGGACCAATACTTTGATGTTGGTGATGATGCCTCTTTCGACGTGGGCGGCCAGAGCGGGTTAAGCGCTTATGGTAATCTGAGCGCGATCATCAACCCGAAGGGGACCGTGAGCCTCAAACTCGACGAGGCGATCGTTCGCAGCAACGAGCCGTCGCCCTATACCGGCGAGAATTCCTATAATTGGATCACTAACGAACTGGGTGGCGTCATTGGGATTCGTCCCGGCGGGGACGTGCTCTCCTTTGACCTTGGTTATCATTGGAAGCTCTACGATTTCGATACCCCGGCGCTTGAGACGCTGGACCGCGACATTCACAATTTTGATCTCGACATCAACTGGAAATTCCTGCCTAAGACGTCCTTGTTGGCGATGGCTGATTTCCGCCTGGTACGTTGGGCAGAAACCGCACGAGTGCCCGCACGTGATGATGTTGGCTATCCGACGCTGAATAACAATAATAATAACCCGCTGCGCGTGCAGGGTGGGTTGTCGGGGCTGTTGACCGAACGGTTGTCGGTTCAGGCCTTGGCAGGTTACGGCGCGTCGTTCCACGACGCGGGCGAAACCTTCAGCGGCGTCATCGGCTCCTTTGCCCTGGCATATGCTTTCGGCCGGCTTGACCTGAACAATAAAGTGGGCGCCGGTTATCGTCGTGACTTCGGCGAAGCCTCGATCGGTAACTATTATACATCGCACCAGGTTTACGCTGAGTACGTGCAGAACGTCCTCGACAAGCGCCTGTCCTTTAATCTCAACGGGCGCTTCGAGGCGCGCGACTACTCCGCGCCGACGACCACCTTTGGCTCGGACCTGTATGACCTTCTGCTCGTCGGCACCGCCGGCGCGGGTTTCTACGCGACCAATTGGTTGAAGTTCGGTCTTGATTATACGCTCACAACGAACCTGACCGATAACGAGTATTCAATCGCGGCGGTTGACCCCTCAGACCCCTCCATCTCGGTCTTGCGCGGCTATACCCAGCACCTCGGCACCTTTAGCATGACGGCCAAATATTAA
- a CDS encoding MotA/TolQ/ExbB proton channel family protein — MNDIANAFRADGAIWMYLILATSIIAIGIAIERFIFLFFKYNINAQAFMAQIQKLVMADNIDRAIKLCNAAPTRALPRVIKAGLTRADKGEVEIQNAMEEISLEVVPMVQKRTPALAAVANIATLLGLLGTVIGLIDAFKALESADPSMQQQMLSAGIALAMSTTAFGLIVAIPTLTAHLILTGMTKKILDEIDLYSVKLENMLVTRGKGAQ, encoded by the coding sequence ATGAACGACATTGCTAATGCATTCCGCGCCGATGGTGCTATCTGGATGTATCTCATCCTTGCAACGAGTATCATCGCGATCGGCATTGCGATTGAACGCTTCATCTTTCTTTTCTTTAAGTACAACATCAACGCGCAAGCGTTCATGGCGCAGATTCAAAAGCTTGTCATGGCCGACAATATCGACCGCGCCATCAAGCTGTGCAACGCCGCTCCGACCCGCGCCCTGCCGCGCGTCATCAAAGCTGGCCTGACCCGCGCCGACAAAGGCGAGGTCGAGATTCAGAACGCTATGGAAGAGATTTCGCTTGAAGTCGTTCCGATGGTTCAAAAGCGTACGCCGGCCCTGGCCGCGGTCGCTAATATCGCGACCCTCCTCGGTCTTCTCGGTACCGTTATCGGTCTGATCGACGCTTTCAAGGCTCTCGAGTCGGCTGACCCGTCGATGCAGCAGCAGATGCTCTCGGCTGGTATCGCGCTTGCTATGAGTACGACCGCTTTCGGTCTTATCGTGGCAATCCCGACGCTTACCGCTCACCTTATCCTCACGGGTATGACCAAGAAAATTCTCGACGAGATTGACCTTTATAGCGTCAAACTTGAGAATATGCTGGTCACGCGCGGCAAAGGTGCGCAGTAA
- a CDS encoding ExbD/TolR family protein, protein MVDKAGITGFDQDEEKWIQEQRKRKANKKGRSEEGGATLGMNSFMDILVIMLVFLMKNFGDLPIKVAGPDLQVPTSITQLGAEDMTTITISRKAILVNSDQAVDIKDGDVDKSQKKGGEASLHIQPLFDKIVEENKKAKRLAELLGKKHEPVVTIVADETTPYRLITEVMYTAGQAELSKFKFAVIKGQAAELGLGF, encoded by the coding sequence ATGGTGGATAAGGCAGGTATCACAGGCTTCGACCAAGACGAAGAGAAGTGGATTCAGGAGCAGCGCAAGCGCAAGGCGAACAAAAAAGGTCGTTCTGAAGAAGGTGGCGCGACGCTGGGCATGAACTCCTTCATGGATATTCTTGTCATCATGCTCGTGTTCCTTATGAAGAACTTCGGTGACCTTCCGATTAAGGTCGCTGGCCCGGACCTCCAGGTCCCGACCAGTATCACCCAGTTGGGCGCCGAGGATATGACGACGATCACGATTTCGCGTAAAGCGATTCTCGTGAATAGCGACCAGGCCGTCGACATTAAAGACGGAGACGTCGACAAGAGTCAGAAGAAGGGCGGCGAGGCGAGTCTGCATATCCAACCGCTCTTTGATAAAATTGTCGAAGAGAATAAGAAGGCGAAACGATTGGCCGAACTTCTGGGTAAGAAGCACGAGCCCGTCGTGACCATCGTCGCTGACGAGACGACGCCCTATCGCTTGATCACCGAAGTCATGTATACGGCGGGTCAGGCTGAATTGAGTAAGTTTAAGTTTGCGGTAATCAAAGGCCAGGCAGCAGAACTTGGACTTGGTTTTTAA
- a CDS encoding ExbD/TolR family protein has translation MARSKRESSDEVPELNLLSFMNMVVILIPMLLLSVVFIQVGVINITAPKLSVGSSTEPPPEQEEEPLNLTIAINAKGFRIAARSAQLDPMEGCPQPGPTICLANPEVNVAAKFDTARAQLAKGDVEGGEKALAEGWSAYNFRELYNTLVKVKKQYPKETVVNLTADASIPYVVLVQVMDAVRYVREKDSYSDTAEFFDADAKVEANAPVALFSDPVLSVVQ, from the coding sequence ATGGCGCGTTCCAAACGCGAGTCGTCTGACGAAGTACCAGAGCTCAACCTTCTGTCTTTCATGAATATGGTTGTTATTCTGATTCCGATGCTTCTGCTATCGGTTGTCTTCATCCAGGTCGGCGTAATTAATATCACCGCTCCAAAGCTTTCGGTTGGTTCCTCGACGGAGCCACCCCCGGAGCAGGAAGAGGAGCCGCTTAACCTTACTATCGCGATTAACGCGAAGGGCTTCCGGATTGCCGCACGCTCGGCACAACTCGACCCGATGGAAGGCTGTCCGCAACCTGGACCGACCATTTGTCTGGCCAACCCTGAAGTCAACGTCGCTGCCAAGTTTGACACGGCTCGCGCACAGCTTGCCAAGGGCGATGTAGAAGGCGGAGAGAAGGCGCTTGCCGAAGGTTGGTCTGCGTATAACTTCCGTGAGCTTTATAACACGCTTGTGAAAGTCAAAAAGCAATATCCGAAGGAAACGGTTGTTAACCTCACCGCCGACGCTAGCATTCCTTATGTGGTGCTGGTTCAGGTGATGGACGCAGTTCGCTACGTTCGTGAGAAAGACTCCTATTCCGATACCGCCGAGTTCTTCGACGCAGATGCTAAGGTCGAAGCTAACGCTCCGGTTGCGTTGTTTAGCGACCCGGTCCTTTCGGTTGTTCAGTAA
- a CDS encoding AgmX/PglI C-terminal domain-containing protein, which produces MSSKSGSNKSGKKVLRIGLIQNGKILEERVFRAASNVRVGTDISKNELVVPASNLPKSFQVFEAASGAYTLCFDSKMTGRVSTGNGVRTLKELISQGKATKTATGYSVALTPRARGKIQIGEVTILFQFVTPPPPIARPVLPASMRGGWFRGMDYYLVAMIALSALLQIGFVTYLQLHEWPEQIDGLNHNIPDRFVELMKAPEPEEPIVPDAVETPEDGDGEPDDSKEAKKPDPKPPVKSEPKKTEADPKPSTEEKPAPTAEEIAAAKAAEKKRMEDEVRNSTMLGKLGSVNGDGPSIVDSLVDGAANVGMDEAFADTKGVKEGVAGYEKSGLRSGGSSDADGSGSTASIGDLGASSGTKKAEKGVDTGSKKEEKVTAKMDIKDGNPVVGTGTLDANSISKVVQRNAKAIQSCFERVLKTNPNAGGRLVITVTIGRAGRPTSVKANTSIGGGFKSCTERAVKSWRFDRPKGGDVMFNKTFVLQGSK; this is translated from the coding sequence ATGTCCAGTAAATCCGGCAGCAATAAGTCCGGCAAAAAAGTGCTTCGTATCGGTCTTATTCAGAATGGTAAGATCCTCGAAGAGCGGGTATTTCGCGCAGCCAGTAATGTGCGCGTTGGTACGGATATCTCGAAAAACGAGCTTGTCGTACCTGCCTCCAATTTGCCGAAATCCTTTCAGGTTTTCGAAGCCGCTTCGGGCGCCTATACCCTGTGCTTTGACTCCAAGATGACCGGTCGAGTGTCGACCGGTAACGGTGTTCGCACCCTTAAGGAGTTGATCAGCCAGGGGAAGGCGACTAAGACCGCGACGGGTTATAGCGTCGCGCTGACGCCTCGCGCTCGCGGAAAAATCCAGATTGGCGAAGTCACGATCCTATTTCAGTTCGTGACCCCTCCGCCTCCCATCGCACGACCCGTGTTGCCCGCATCGATGCGTGGTGGCTGGTTCAGGGGGATGGATTATTACCTGGTCGCAATGATCGCCTTGTCGGCGTTATTGCAGATCGGGTTCGTTACCTACCTTCAGTTGCATGAGTGGCCCGAGCAGATCGACGGGCTCAATCATAATATTCCCGACCGCTTTGTCGAATTGATGAAAGCGCCGGAGCCTGAAGAGCCAATCGTGCCCGATGCGGTCGAGACGCCCGAGGACGGCGACGGAGAGCCCGACGACTCGAAAGAGGCGAAGAAACCGGACCCGAAGCCACCCGTGAAGTCGGAGCCGAAGAAGACCGAGGCGGATCCCAAGCCTTCGACTGAAGAGAAGCCGGCGCCCACCGCAGAAGAGATCGCGGCGGCGAAGGCGGCCGAGAAGAAACGGATGGAGGACGAAGTTCGTAACTCCACGATGCTCGGCAAGCTCGGATCGGTGAACGGAGACGGACCCTCGATCGTAGACAGCCTCGTCGACGGTGCAGCAAACGTTGGCATGGACGAAGCTTTCGCCGACACCAAAGGCGTTAAAGAAGGCGTCGCGGGCTATGAAAAGAGTGGTCTTCGCAGCGGCGGTTCCTCGGACGCTGACGGTTCTGGTTCCACCGCGAGCATCGGTGACCTGGGCGCAAGTAGCGGTACCAAGAAGGCCGAGAAGGGCGTGGACACCGGTTCGAAGAAAGAAGAGAAGGTTACCGCGAAGATGGATATCAAAGACGGGAACCCCGTCGTTGGTACCGGTACCCTGGATGCCAATAGTATCTCGAAGGTCGTTCAGCGAAACGCCAAAGCGATTCAGAGTTGCTTCGAGCGTGTCCTTAAGACGAACCCGAACGCCGGTGGCAGACTCGTCATCACCGTTACGATCGGGCGAGCGGGTCGACCCACCAGCGTTAAAGCGAATACGTCGATCGGCGGCGGCTTTAAGAGCTGTACGGAAAGGGCGGTTAAGTCCTGGAGATTCGATCGTCCCAAAGGTGGCGACGTAATGTTTAACAAGACATTCGTCCTACAGGGTTCCAAATAA
- a CDS encoding penicillin-binding protein 1A yields the protein MRQQSPKYSVSQVTAKIRVSKRWGGHWLMPLRLLLVLLIWVPLVAWLVAIFALATLADGLPDSPDLATLHPPRPSQVVARDGWRLAGSPSTKPVEVVDLPPEVVAAFIAAEDAEFFEHRAFNLSAILRAALVDLRTGQATQGASTITQQVAKRFLSPEKTLRRKFNELLLARRIEATYRKSEILEVYLNSVFFGQGAVGISQASWTYFDKPASQLEVAEAALLAGVLPAPSLMNPVTDPERARHNRDQVLGKMHRLGLLSDARHAAEIARPIELAGYQNIQPQRMPYAAETGVRALDELVPKPSDADDSAWASGGYRVVVAHQPRAQAHARRSLREALQAHDRRQGYRSALGRVTAPEMVDPLLAAQPPGGDFLLGRVASVNATSAAVMTAGGEQILKLEDARWAAPAELPRHYKRPARLRDLRTILTVDDLIFVRRQQVNADTPPKWLLVQEPEKEGAFIALDSRTGGLIASVGGMDADRSIFQRAEQACRQPGSVFKPIVYAEAINQGLTPATMLSDLPGASPSGRGGAAGEKIWQPTNADRDFRGYILLADALAQSRNIPTVHLMNHLGIGRVIARAKQLGVTSPIEPTVSAALGASCLRPVELAEVYAAFQRRGRTTKTSAVATIYDADGYPVIDRDDFATADWSSAARLARMATPNPSPQYGISAQIAYIVTHMLRRVATAGTAYKLPADWQVGAKTGTTNKYDGWFVGFDGELTAVAWVGSDANTRALGAGEHGATVAMPVFEGFYTHYFTPEPTIWAQDAPARVVWHRIDPKTGLRAHEGEAGVDFPFIEGSAPTEFAPTRGTRQAENIDMLSQEF from the coding sequence ATGCGACAGCAAAGCCCCAAATATTCGGTCTCCCAAGTCACCGCTAAAATTCGGGTCTCAAAAAGGTGGGGCGGCCATTGGTTGATGCCGCTGCGCTTGCTCCTTGTCTTGCTTATTTGGGTGCCGCTGGTCGCCTGGCTTGTGGCGATTTTCGCGCTCGCGACCCTCGCCGACGGGCTCCCGGATTCCCCTGATTTAGCCACGCTCCATCCGCCGCGGCCCAGTCAGGTCGTCGCGCGCGACGGGTGGCGCCTCGCCGGGTCGCCCTCCACTAAGCCGGTGGAAGTCGTCGATCTGCCCCCCGAAGTGGTCGCGGCATTTATCGCCGCCGAAGACGCCGAGTTCTTCGAGCACCGGGCGTTTAACCTGAGCGCCATCCTTCGCGCGGCCCTCGTCGATCTTCGTACGGGGCAGGCGACGCAGGGCGCGAGTACGATTACCCAGCAGGTCGCCAAGCGCTTTTTGTCGCCGGAGAAGACGCTTCGGCGAAAGTTTAATGAACTGCTGCTGGCGCGGCGTATCGAGGCGACCTACCGCAAATCCGAGATCCTCGAGGTCTATCTCAATAGCGTCTTTTTTGGGCAGGGCGCGGTGGGCATCTCACAGGCAAGCTGGACCTATTTCGACAAGCCGGCCTCACAGCTTGAGGTCGCAGAAGCGGCGCTCCTGGCGGGTGTGCTGCCCGCGCCGAGTCTTATGAACCCGGTGACGGACCCTGAGCGCGCGCGCCACAATCGAGACCAGGTTTTGGGTAAAATGCACAGGCTTGGGCTGCTCTCAGACGCTCGTCATGCCGCCGAGATCGCGCGCCCCATCGAGCTTGCAGGCTACCAAAATATTCAGCCCCAGCGCATGCCCTATGCCGCCGAGACAGGCGTGCGCGCGCTCGATGAGCTTGTGCCCAAGCCGAGCGATGCGGACGACAGCGCATGGGCATCGGGCGGCTATCGCGTCGTGGTCGCGCATCAACCCCGCGCGCAGGCCCACGCCCGGCGGTCGCTTCGCGAGGCGCTTCAGGCCCATGACCGTCGCCAAGGTTATCGAAGCGCGCTGGGGCGCGTCACGGCGCCCGAGATGGTCGACCCGTTACTGGCGGCGCAGCCGCCCGGCGGTGACTTCCTTCTCGGACGTGTCGCCTCGGTCAACGCGACTTCCGCGGCCGTGATGACCGCCGGGGGCGAGCAAATCCTCAAGCTCGAAGACGCTCGGTGGGCGGCGCCCGCAGAACTTCCTCGCCATTATAAACGCCCCGCGCGGCTGCGCGATTTGCGCACGATCTTGACGGTCGATGATCTGATCTTCGTGCGGCGCCAGCAGGTCAACGCCGACACGCCTCCGAAGTGGCTGCTGGTGCAGGAGCCCGAAAAAGAGGGCGCGTTTATCGCGCTCGACTCGCGCACCGGCGGCCTCATCGCGTCGGTCGGCGGGATGGACGCGGACCGCAGTATTTTCCAGCGCGCCGAGCAGGCATGTCGCCAACCCGGCAGCGTCTTTAAGCCGATCGTGTACGCGGAGGCGATCAATCAGGGGCTGACCCCGGCGACGATGCTCTCCGATTTGCCCGGCGCGAGCCCGTCGGGGCGGGGCGGGGCGGCCGGCGAGAAGATCTGGCAGCCCACTAACGCCGACCGCGACTTTCGCGGCTATATCCTGCTCGCCGACGCGCTAGCCCAGAGCCGCAATATCCCCACAGTTCATCTGATGAATCACCTGGGCATCGGGCGTGTCATCGCGCGGGCGAAGCAATTGGGCGTCACCTCCCCAATTGAGCCCACCGTCAGCGCCGCTCTCGGGGCGAGTTGCCTGCGGCCGGTAGAATTGGCCGAGGTCTACGCGGCTTTTCAGCGCCGCGGGCGCACCACCAAGACCTCGGCGGTCGCGACCATTTATGACGCCGATGGGTATCCAGTAATCGACCGCGATGACTTCGCGACAGCCGATTGGTCGAGCGCCGCTCGCCTCGCGCGCATGGCGACGCCCAACCCCTCGCCGCAATACGGCATCTCGGCGCAGATCGCCTATATCGTGACCCATATGCTTCGCCGCGTCGCGACCGCCGGGACCGCATATAAGCTGCCGGCCGATTGGCAGGTTGGAGCAAAGACCGGCACCACGAATAAATACGACGGGTGGTTCGTGGGCTTCGACGGGGAATTAACGGCGGTCGCCTGGGTGGGGAGCGACGCGAATACGCGCGCGCTGGGCGCCGGCGAGCACGGCGCGACGGTGGCCATGCCGGTATTTGAGGGCTTTTATACGCATTATTTCACCCCGGAGCCGACGATTTGGGCGCAAGATGCGCCGGCGCGCGTGGTGTGGCATCGCATCGATCCGAAGACCGGTTTGCGCGCGCATGAGGGCGAGGCGGGCGTCGACTTCCCCTTTATCGAGGGCAGCGCGCCCACCGAATTTGCCCCCACCCGTGGGACGCGCCAGGCCGAGAATATCGATATGCTTAGCCAGGAATTTTAG
- a CDS encoding UDP-glucose dehydrogenase family protein: MKVAVIGTGYVGLVTGACLANVGNDVICADNDAAKVELLNNGGIPIYEPGLDEIVARNLSDGRIHFTTDTAHAVREADVIFIAVGTPPDEDGSADLQHVIAVAKEIGANLNGYKVVVCKSTVPVGTCERVAATIRELSDEDFDVASNPEFLKEGSAIQDFQSPDRVVIGCANREAAEKVGSLYKPFFRRSERIVYMDVRSSEMTKYASNAMLATKISFINEIANICDQVGADIEHVRTGMSLDERIGPHFIYPGVGYGGSCFPKDVRALASLGRDSGAQTLLLDAVRDVNREQKLVLYHAAKAKLGSFEGKKIAVWGLSFKPKTDDVRESAALINIRRFIAEGATVAATDPESIANAKRDLKATDTNMDAIEFFEDDYVALEGADILFIFTEWSQFRSPDFKRMKSLMNAPVIFDGRNLYAPKAMKDAGFEYFSIGRP, translated from the coding sequence ATGAAGGTCGCGGTAATTGGTACGGGGTATGTTGGGCTTGTTACGGGGGCCTGTCTGGCAAATGTGGGCAATGATGTCATCTGCGCCGATAACGACGCCGCGAAGGTGGAGTTGCTCAATAATGGCGGCATTCCGATTTATGAGCCTGGGCTCGACGAAATCGTCGCTCGTAACCTTTCCGACGGGCGTATCCACTTCACCACCGACACCGCGCACGCGGTGCGCGAAGCCGACGTGATCTTTATCGCGGTCGGCACGCCTCCCGATGAAGACGGCTCGGCCGACCTTCAGCACGTCATCGCCGTCGCCAAAGAGATCGGCGCGAACCTCAACGGCTATAAGGTCGTCGTGTGCAAGTCGACCGTGCCGGTCGGTACCTGTGAGCGTGTCGCGGCGACCATCCGTGAGCTGTCCGACGAAGACTTCGACGTCGCCTCGAACCCCGAGTTCCTCAAAGAGGGCAGCGCGATTCAGGACTTCCAATCGCCTGACCGCGTCGTCATCGGCTGCGCAAATCGCGAGGCCGCCGAGAAGGTCGGCTCGCTCTATAAACCGTTTTTCCGGCGCAGCGAGCGCATCGTCTATATGGACGTGCGTAGCTCCGAGATGACGAAATACGCATCCAACGCCATGCTCGCCACCAAGATCTCGTTTATCAACGAGATCGCTAATATCTGCGACCAGGTCGGCGCCGATATCGAGCATGTGCGCACCGGTATGAGCCTGGATGAGCGCATCGGCCCGCACTTCATTTATCCCGGCGTGGGCTACGGCGGAAGTTGCTTCCCCAAAGACGTGCGCGCGCTCGCCAGCCTCGGGCGCGACAGCGGGGCGCAGACCTTGCTGCTCGACGCGGTGCGTGACGTGAACCGTGAGCAGAAGCTTGTCCTATACCACGCGGCAAAGGCGAAACTCGGCTCCTTTGAAGGCAAAAAGATCGCCGTGTGGGGATTGAGCTTCAAGCCCAAGACCGATGATGTTCGTGAGTCCGCGGCGCTGATCAATATCCGCCGCTTTATCGCCGAGGGCGCGACCGTGGCAGCCACCGACCCGGAGTCCATCGCGAACGCCAAGCGCGATCTCAAAGCGACCGACACCAATATGGATGCGATCGAGTTCTTCGAGGATGATTACGTCGCGCTCGAGGGGGCCGATATTCTCTTCATTTTCACCGAATGGTCGCAGTTCCGCAGCCCTGACTTCAAGCGTATGAAGTCGCTGATGAACGCGCCCGTTATCTTCGACGGTCGAAACCTCTACGCGCCCAAGGCGATGAAGGACGCTGGCTTCGAGTATTTTAGTATTGGTCGTCCGTAA